The Streptomyces sp. NBC_00224 genome has a window encoding:
- a CDS encoding alpha/beta fold hydrolase: protein MPELRVPGATLYYEKRGTGPVLLMIPGGGGDAAAFDLVGADLADRFTVVAVDPRGKSRSAAGERGRDQQVEVHSDDMRRLLAEVSPSEPAFVFGSSSGAIIALDLLARHPERLRFVVAHEPPTLGLLPDADRWRAAFAGVVEAFGRDGLDAAMTALGTAAGQESADEPDDERDGSAQPDGTPATAERFRRMRENMPQFLERELRQFSGYMPDMDALAAHSGRLVPACGRASRDLLLARPAAVLAERFGTGLVELPGGHVGLSTHPVRFAKVLRRTLAAAMAEDAV, encoded by the coding sequence ATGCCTGAACTGCGCGTACCCGGCGCGACCCTGTACTACGAGAAGCGCGGCACCGGCCCGGTGCTGCTGATGATCCCCGGCGGGGGCGGGGACGCCGCCGCCTTCGACCTGGTGGGGGCCGACCTGGCCGACCGGTTCACCGTCGTCGCCGTCGACCCGCGCGGCAAGTCCCGCAGCGCTGCCGGTGAGCGGGGCCGGGACCAGCAGGTGGAGGTGCACAGCGACGACATGCGCCGACTGCTCGCCGAGGTCTCGCCGAGCGAGCCCGCCTTCGTCTTCGGCAGCAGCTCGGGCGCGATCATCGCGCTCGACCTGCTGGCCCGGCACCCGGAGCGGCTGCGGTTCGTCGTGGCCCACGAGCCGCCGACGCTGGGGCTGCTGCCCGACGCGGACCGGTGGCGGGCGGCCTTCGCGGGCGTCGTCGAGGCGTTCGGTCGCGACGGCCTGGATGCGGCGATGACCGCGCTCGGCACGGCGGCGGGCCAGGAGAGCGCCGACGAGCCGGACGACGAGCGGGACGGGAGCGCACAGCCGGACGGCACACCGGCGACCGCCGAGCGGTTCCGCCGGATGCGGGAGAACATGCCGCAGTTCCTGGAGCGCGAACTGCGCCAGTTCAGCGGGTACATGCCGGACATGGACGCGCTGGCGGCGCACTCCGGGCGACTGGTCCCGGCGTGCGGGCGCGCCTCCCGGGATCTACTGCTCGCCCGCCCGGCGGCGGTGCTGGCCGAGCGGTTCGGCACCGGGCTCGTCGAACTCCCGGGCGGCCACGTCGGTCTGAGCACGCATCCGGTCCGGTTCGCGAAGGTGCTGCGGCGGACGCTGGCGGCGGCCATGGCCGAGGACGCGGTGTAG
- a CDS encoding glutathione S-transferase family protein: protein MSRPDDSDTAGMEGTDGNAGYGNKPFKRSRSHFVDRITRDGRDSWPVEYGRYRLVVSRACPWASRALVSRRLLGLDDALSLAVADPIQDDRSWRFTLHPDGRDPVLGIRYLGEAYEAREPGYSGGVSVPAIVDVPSGELVTNDFQRITLDLATEWRELHRAGAPDLYPEELRDEIDEVMDGVYRDLNNGVYRAGFATGQREYEDAHRDVFRRLDLLSGRLADRRYLVGDTITEADIRLFTTLVRFDAVYHGHFKCNRNKLIEDPVLWAYARDLFQTPGFGDTVDFDHIKRHYYLVQSGINPTGIVPVGPDLSGWLTPHHREQLGGRPFGDGTPPEPVRRGEAVPEAGRP from the coding sequence ATGAGCCGCCCCGACGACAGCGACACGGCGGGCATGGAGGGCACGGACGGCAACGCGGGCTATGGGAACAAGCCGTTCAAGCGCTCGCGCAGCCACTTCGTCGACCGCATCACGCGCGACGGGCGCGACAGCTGGCCCGTCGAGTACGGCCGCTACCGGCTGGTCGTCAGCCGGGCCTGCCCCTGGGCGAGCCGCGCCCTGGTCTCCCGACGGCTCCTCGGCCTGGACGACGCGCTCTCGCTCGCGGTGGCCGACCCCATCCAGGACGACCGCAGCTGGCGCTTCACCCTCCATCCGGACGGACGGGACCCGGTGCTCGGCATCCGCTACCTCGGCGAGGCGTACGAGGCGCGCGAGCCCGGCTACTCGGGCGGCGTCAGCGTCCCGGCGATCGTGGACGTGCCCAGCGGGGAGCTGGTCACCAACGACTTCCAGCGGATCACCCTGGACCTGGCCACCGAGTGGCGCGAGCTGCACCGGGCGGGCGCGCCCGACCTCTACCCCGAGGAGCTACGCGACGAGATCGACGAGGTCATGGACGGCGTCTACCGCGACCTCAACAACGGGGTGTACCGGGCCGGGTTCGCGACCGGGCAGCGTGAGTACGAGGACGCCCACCGCGATGTGTTCCGCCGGCTCGACCTGCTCTCCGGGCGCCTCGCGGACCGCCGCTATCTGGTCGGGGACACCATCACCGAGGCGGACATCCGGCTGTTCACCACGCTGGTGCGCTTCGACGCCGTCTACCACGGGCACTTCAAGTGCAACCGGAACAAACTGATCGAGGACCCGGTGCTCTGGGCCTACGCCCGGGACCTCTTCCAGACCCCGGGCTTCGGCGACACCGTCGACTTCGACCACATCAAGCGGCACTACTACCTCGTGCAGTCCGGCATCAACCCGACCGGGATCGTGCCCGTCGGCCCTGATCTGTCCGGCTGGCTGACACCCCATCACCGGGAGCAGCTGGGCGGCCGCCCCTTCGGGGACGGCACCCCGCCGGAGCCGGTGCGGCGCGGCGAGGCGGTCCCCGAGGCGGGCCGCCCCTGA
- a CDS encoding glycosyl hydrolase family 18 protein, which produces MSSPSSLPGSPSSPSGSPHRRLLALLGALLLPVALLTGLAATPAHAASGLTASFSSQDNGSWWKGTYVIRNTTSSPVTGWTLEFDLPAGVSISGHYNGDATVSGRHVTVKNAYYNATVAANSTTEPYSYWFVASGPIAAPGACTVNGDKCDGTPDAPPSAPGAPKVTSVTAHSVSLSWTAATGGDHPVASYDVLSGATVVATATTPSATVSGLTPATAYGFAVRARDTRGNTGPQSAVVTATTTDPASDPTPPTAPTGLRSTGRTSTSVNLAWNASSDNVGVAAYDMYRDGVLSQTLSAATLTATVAGLTPATTYTFTVKARDAADNASPASAALDVTTDDQAGTGKYLKVGYFAQWGIYGRQYFVKNLDTSGSAAKLDVVNYAFENIDPGSLTCLAGVTKGVGANPQDPDQGTGAGDADADYARPFSAAQSVDGVADDGYAKLRGNFNQIKKLKAKYPNLKVVVSLGGWTYSKFFTDAAATDASRKKFVSSCVDVWIKGNLPAYNGAGGPGTGAGVFDGIDLDWEWPGSPDGHAGNHYSTADKANLTLLLAEFRKQLDALGGPHRLLTAFTPADPAKIQQGWDLTRIFSSLDFANVQGYDFHGAGSDNSWEPNRTGHQANLYTDTQDPYATHFSVDGAVRTYLDAGVNPRKLTVGFPFYGRGWQSVADGGAHGEWQSAKGAAPGQFPEEAGVRGYSNMIGAVPGLTVYHDEQSVSTYGYTGADGQWWTFDDTWSIGKKTAYLKSKGLLGAMIWEMSGDTPGGTLMSALAGGLG; this is translated from the coding sequence ATGTCCTCGCCCTCGTCCTTACCGGGCTCGCCCTCGTCCCCATCAGGCTCGCCCCACCGAAGACTCCTCGCACTGCTCGGCGCACTGCTGCTCCCCGTCGCCCTGCTCACCGGCCTCGCCGCCACCCCCGCCCACGCGGCGAGCGGCCTCACCGCCTCCTTCAGCAGCCAGGACAACGGCTCCTGGTGGAAGGGGACGTACGTCATCCGCAACACCACCTCCTCCCCCGTCACCGGCTGGACCCTGGAGTTCGACCTCCCGGCCGGGGTCTCCATCAGCGGCCACTACAACGGCGACGCCACCGTCAGCGGCCGTCATGTGACGGTGAAGAACGCCTACTACAACGCGACCGTCGCGGCCAACTCGACGACCGAGCCGTACAGTTACTGGTTCGTCGCGAGCGGCCCGATCGCCGCGCCCGGCGCGTGCACGGTCAACGGCGACAAGTGCGACGGCACCCCCGACGCGCCGCCGTCCGCGCCCGGCGCCCCCAAGGTCACTTCGGTCACCGCGCACAGCGTGTCGCTCTCCTGGACCGCGGCTACGGGCGGCGACCACCCCGTGGCCTCGTACGACGTGCTGAGCGGCGCCACCGTCGTCGCCACCGCGACCACACCCTCGGCCACGGTCAGCGGGCTCACCCCGGCCACCGCCTACGGCTTCGCGGTCCGGGCCAGGGACACCCGGGGCAACACCGGTCCGCAGAGCGCGGTGGTCACCGCGACGACCACCGACCCGGCCTCCGACCCGACCCCGCCGACCGCGCCCACCGGCCTGCGCTCCACCGGCCGGACGTCGACGAGCGTGAACCTGGCCTGGAACGCGTCGAGCGACAACGTCGGCGTCGCCGCGTACGACATGTACCGCGACGGGGTGCTCTCCCAGACGCTCTCCGCCGCCACCCTCACCGCGACCGTCGCCGGGCTGACCCCGGCCACCACGTACACGTTCACGGTGAAGGCACGCGACGCGGCCGACAACGCCTCGCCCGCCTCCGCCGCCCTGGACGTCACCACCGACGACCAGGCCGGCACCGGCAAGTACCTGAAGGTCGGCTACTTCGCCCAGTGGGGCATCTACGGCCGCCAGTACTTCGTGAAGAACCTCGACACCTCGGGCTCGGCGGCCAAGCTCGACGTCGTCAACTACGCCTTCGAGAACATCGATCCGGGCAGCCTGACCTGTCTGGCCGGGGTCACCAAGGGCGTCGGCGCCAACCCGCAGGACCCCGACCAGGGCACCGGCGCGGGCGACGCGGACGCCGACTACGCCCGGCCGTTCAGCGCCGCCCAGTCGGTGGACGGCGTCGCCGACGACGGCTACGCCAAACTCCGGGGCAACTTCAACCAGATCAAGAAGCTCAAGGCCAAGTACCCCAATCTGAAGGTCGTCGTCTCGCTCGGCGGCTGGACGTACTCGAAGTTCTTCACGGACGCCGCCGCCACCGACGCCTCACGCAAGAAGTTCGTCTCGTCCTGCGTCGACGTGTGGATCAAGGGCAACCTCCCCGCCTACAACGGCGCGGGCGGCCCCGGCACGGGCGCCGGGGTCTTCGACGGCATCGACCTGGACTGGGAGTGGCCCGGCTCGCCCGACGGCCACGCGGGCAACCACTACTCCACGGCCGACAAGGCCAACCTCACCCTGCTGCTGGCCGAGTTCCGCAAGCAGCTCGACGCGCTCGGCGGCCCGCACAGGCTCCTGACCGCGTTCACCCCCGCCGACCCCGCGAAGATCCAGCAGGGCTGGGACCTCACCAGGATCTTCTCGTCCCTGGACTTCGCCAATGTGCAGGGGTACGACTTCCACGGCGCCGGCAGCGACAACTCCTGGGAGCCGAACCGCACCGGCCACCAGGCGAACCTCTACACCGACACCCAGGACCCGTACGCCACCCACTTCAGCGTCGACGGGGCCGTGCGGACCTATCTGGACGCCGGGGTCAACCCGCGCAAGCTCACCGTCGGCTTCCCGTTCTACGGACGCGGCTGGCAGAGCGTCGCGGACGGCGGGGCGCACGGCGAGTGGCAGTCGGCCAAGGGGGCCGCGCCCGGCCAGTTCCCGGAGGAGGCCGGGGTGCGCGGCTACAGCAACATGATCGGCGCCGTGCCCGGCCTGACCGTCTACCACGACGAGCAGTCCGTCTCCACGTACGGCTACACCGGGGCCGACGGGCAGTGGTGGACCTTCGACGACACCTGGTCGATCGGCAAGAAGACCGCCTACCTCAAGTCGAAGGGGCTGCTCGGCGCCATGATCTGGGAGATGTCCGGCGACACGCCCGGCGGCACGCTGATGAGCGCGCTGGCCGGGGGGCTCGGCTGA
- a CDS encoding TetR/AcrR family transcriptional regulator: MARAGLTADRVTAAAADLADEIGFDNVTLSALARHFGVKDASLYSHVKNVRDLRTRVALLAGGELIDEIAVAVAGRSGRDALMAYADAYRAYALAHPGRYAATQIRLDPAAAADSPAMRRTVEITYGMLRGYGLAEPDLTDAVRLLRSTFHGYISIEAQGGFNHVRDVDTSWRRAVAALHVLLEHWPASPTEEANHA, encoded by the coding sequence ATGGCGCGTGCGGGACTCACGGCCGACCGGGTCACGGCGGCGGCCGCCGATCTGGCGGACGAGATCGGATTCGACAACGTCACCCTGTCGGCCCTGGCACGGCACTTCGGCGTGAAGGACGCGAGCCTGTACTCCCACGTCAAGAACGTGCGGGACCTGCGCACCCGGGTCGCCCTGCTGGCCGGTGGCGAGCTCATCGACGAGATCGCCGTCGCGGTGGCGGGCCGGTCGGGGCGGGACGCCCTGATGGCGTACGCCGACGCGTACCGGGCGTACGCACTGGCCCACCCCGGCCGTTACGCGGCGACCCAGATCCGGCTCGACCCGGCGGCCGCCGCCGACTCGCCCGCGATGCGGCGGACCGTGGAGATCACCTACGGGATGCTGCGCGGCTATGGGCTCGCCGAGCCGGACCTGACCGACGCGGTACGGCTGCTGCGCAGCACCTTCCACGGCTACATCAGCATCGAGGCCCAGGGCGGCTTCAACCACGTGCGCGACGTGGACACCTCGTGGCGGCGGGCCGTCGCGGCCCTGCACGTCCTCCTCGAACACTGGCCGGCCTCACCCACGGAGGAAGCGAACCATGCCTGA
- a CDS encoding FG-GAP-like repeat-containing protein: MRRIRLTRGLLALTGALSLATLPASPSAADHKGTPVLRVMPLGDSITWGGGSPTLSSYRRPLWQIMRLESRYTVRFVGSKASGSFADFSNEGHSGYVIDQLRDGIDGWMAGARPDVVLLHIGINDIARGIDLPHAPDRLAALVDRIYADKPGVTVLVMGLIPTTSGLEEPAKAFNVRAEALEETESRAGRKFRYVEPPALTSAEFVDQLHPNDAGFRRMAWSFFKPLDAVWRRGWESGGPALGAGTEAGGANSVRWADFDGDRRMDQFTLDGHGGASVRLNRGGAGHGGWKSLGRVVRGLPAAPARVRFADFDGDGRADCVALGANGAVSVYLNRGGDPNGGWQALGQVTEGTTEDASHVVFADFDGDGRTDYVTLGATGEVRVRLNRGGDGRGGWTDWGRVATGVTADASRVRFADLDDDGRPDYSVVGANGAVRSFLNRGGDGRGSWVDLGTTTTGFTTDAARVSLADFSGDGNADYILAGPSATAASVHAWAGGDGHGGWVDRGRVVSVAPKPKP, from the coding sequence ATGAGACGTATCCGGTTGACCCGCGGTCTCCTCGCCCTCACGGGCGCGCTCTCCCTGGCGACGCTGCCCGCGAGCCCCTCGGCCGCCGACCACAAGGGCACCCCGGTGCTCCGGGTGATGCCGCTGGGCGACTCGATCACCTGGGGCGGCGGCAGCCCCACCCTCTCCTCCTACCGGCGCCCGCTGTGGCAGATCATGCGGCTCGAAAGCCGCTACACCGTACGGTTCGTGGGCTCCAAGGCCTCCGGCAGCTTCGCCGACTTCTCCAACGAGGGCCACAGCGGCTACGTCATCGACCAGCTGCGCGACGGCATCGACGGCTGGATGGCGGGCGCCCGGCCCGACGTCGTGCTGCTCCACATCGGGATCAACGACATCGCCCGGGGCATCGACCTGCCGCACGCCCCCGACCGGCTGGCGGCCCTGGTCGACCGGATCTACGCGGACAAGCCGGGCGTCACCGTCCTCGTGATGGGCCTCATCCCCACGACGAGCGGCCTGGAGGAGCCCGCCAAGGCGTTCAACGTACGGGCCGAGGCGCTGGAGGAGACCGAGAGCCGGGCCGGGCGGAAGTTCCGCTATGTGGAGCCGCCCGCGCTGACCTCGGCCGAGTTCGTCGACCAGCTCCACCCCAACGACGCCGGATTCCGGCGGATGGCCTGGTCCTTCTTCAAGCCGCTCGACGCGGTGTGGCGGCGCGGCTGGGAGAGCGGCGGTCCCGCGCTCGGCGCCGGTACCGAGGCGGGCGGGGCGAATTCGGTGCGCTGGGCGGACTTCGACGGCGACCGCCGCATGGACCAGTTCACGCTGGACGGGCACGGCGGTGCGTCCGTACGCCTCAATCGGGGCGGCGCGGGCCACGGCGGCTGGAAGTCGCTCGGCCGGGTCGTCCGGGGCCTGCCCGCCGCCCCGGCCCGGGTGCGGTTCGCGGACTTCGACGGCGACGGCCGCGCCGACTGCGTCGCCCTGGGCGCGAACGGCGCCGTAAGCGTCTACCTCAACCGGGGCGGCGACCCGAACGGCGGCTGGCAGGCGCTGGGGCAGGTCACCGAGGGCACCACGGAGGACGCGAGCCATGTGGTGTTCGCGGACTTCGACGGCGACGGCCGGACCGACTACGTCACCCTCGGCGCCACCGGCGAGGTGCGGGTACGGCTCAACCGCGGCGGCGACGGGCGCGGCGGCTGGACGGACTGGGGCCGGGTCGCCACCGGGGTGACCGCCGACGCGAGCCGGGTGCGGTTCGCCGACCTCGACGACGACGGCCGCCCCGACTACAGCGTGGTGGGAGCGAACGGCGCGGTCCGCAGCTTCCTCAACCGGGGCGGTGACGGACGGGGCAGCTGGGTCGACCTCGGCACCACCACCACCGGCTTCACCACCGACGCCGCGCGGGTGTCGCTGGCGGACTTCAGCGGGGACGGCAACGCCGACTACATCCTGGCAGGCCCCTCGGCCACGGCGGCGTCCGTGCACGCCTGGGCGGGCGGCGACGGGCACGGCGGCTGGGTGGACCGGGGCCGGGTGGTCTCGGTGGCACCGAAGCCGAAGCCGTAG
- a CDS encoding Asp23/Gls24 family envelope stress response protein, translating to MTEPISPAVEKPDTDEYRTGTSGTTLQSARSGAGQPPATRGRTTIAGGVVEKIAGLAAREVPGIHALGGGFARTIGAMRDRVPRARGAAVSRGVKVEVGERQTAIDLDVVVEYGVSITAVAAEVRENVIAAVERMTGLEVVEVNISVDDVHLPDDGASEVSEGRVQ from the coding sequence ATGACGGAGCCGATCAGCCCGGCCGTGGAGAAACCCGACACCGACGAATACCGCACCGGCACTTCGGGCACCACCCTGCAGTCCGCGCGGAGCGGTGCGGGTCAGCCACCCGCGACCCGGGGCCGGACGACGATCGCCGGGGGCGTGGTGGAGAAGATCGCCGGGCTGGCCGCGCGCGAGGTGCCGGGCATCCACGCGCTGGGCGGCGGGTTCGCCCGTACCATCGGCGCGATGCGCGACCGGGTGCCGCGGGCGCGCGGCGCGGCCGTCAGCCGGGGCGTGAAGGTCGAGGTCGGCGAGCGGCAGACCGCGATCGACCTGGACGTGGTGGTGGAGTACGGCGTGAGCATCACGGCGGTCGCGGCGGAGGTGCGCGAGAACGTGATCGCGGCGGTGGAGCGGATGACCGGTCTGGAGGTCGTGGAGGTCAACATCTCGGTCGACGACGTCCACCTGCCGGACGACGGCGCCTCCGAGGTCTCCGAGGGCCGCGTGCAGTAG
- a CDS encoding serine hydrolase domain-containing protein, with protein sequence MTEPVPPVHGHCDARFEAVRAAFEENFRDRSELGAAVSVLVDGVSVVDLWAGWADGARTRPWERDTLVNVWSTTKGPTALCAHLLADRGLLDLDAPVAAYWPEFAAAGKESVRVRHLLAHRAGLAGLREPHTLADLYDWETTTARLAATEPWWEPGTRSGYHALTYGYLVGEVVRRVTGVLPGEYLHREVTGPLGLDFTIGLDAKEAGRAAELVHPPTADSSQLAALFARLEPVAIAALSNPLAGAADANTPEWRAAEIPAANGHGTARAVAALYGIFARRGRCGDRRVLSPEAAERVREGQGACRDLVIGAGFAHETELGLGLWLSGPNGSYGPNPRAVGHDGFGGSCGLADPEAGISLGYVMNRMGSHIADDPRKMALVEAVYSAL encoded by the coding sequence ATGACTGAGCCCGTTCCGCCGGTCCACGGCCACTGCGACGCCCGCTTCGAGGCCGTCCGCGCCGCCTTCGAGGAGAACTTCCGCGACCGCTCGGAGCTGGGCGCCGCCGTCAGCGTCCTCGTCGACGGCGTGAGCGTCGTCGACCTGTGGGCGGGCTGGGCCGACGGCGCCCGGACCCGCCCCTGGGAGCGGGACACCCTGGTCAACGTGTGGTCGACGACCAAGGGCCCGACCGCCCTGTGCGCCCACCTCCTCGCCGACCGCGGGCTGCTCGACCTGGACGCGCCGGTCGCCGCGTACTGGCCCGAGTTCGCGGCCGCGGGCAAGGAGTCCGTCCGCGTACGCCATCTGCTCGCGCACCGCGCCGGGCTCGCCGGGCTGCGCGAGCCGCACACCCTCGCCGACCTCTACGACTGGGAGACGACCACCGCGCGCCTCGCCGCGACCGAGCCGTGGTGGGAGCCGGGCACCCGGTCCGGGTACCACGCGCTCACCTACGGCTATCTGGTGGGCGAGGTGGTCCGGCGGGTCACCGGGGTGCTGCCCGGCGAGTATCTGCACCGGGAGGTGACCGGGCCGCTGGGCCTCGACTTCACCATCGGGCTCGACGCCAAGGAGGCCGGGCGCGCCGCCGAGCTGGTGCACCCGCCGACCGCCGACAGCAGTCAACTGGCCGCGCTCTTCGCCCGGTTGGAGCCGGTGGCGATCGCCGCGCTCAGCAACCCGCTGGCCGGGGCCGCCGACGCCAACACCCCCGAGTGGCGGGCCGCCGAGATCCCGGCGGCCAACGGCCACGGCACCGCCCGCGCGGTCGCCGCGCTCTACGGGATCTTCGCCCGGCGGGGCCGCTGCGGCGACCGCCGCGTCCTGTCGCCCGAGGCCGCCGAGCGGGTCCGCGAGGGCCAGGGCGCCTGCCGCGACCTGGTGATCGGCGCGGGCTTCGCGCACGAGACCGAGCTCGGCCTCGGCCTGTGGCTGAGCGGCCCCAACGGCTCGTACGGCCCCAATCCGCGCGCGGTCGGCCACGACGGCTTCGGCGGCTCCTGCGGCCTGGCCGACCCGGAGGCGGGGATCTCCCTCGGCTACGTCATGAACCGCATGGGCTCCCACATCGCGGACGACCCGCGCAAGATGGCGCTGGTCGAGGCCGTCTACAGCGCACTGTGA
- a CDS encoding glycoside hydrolase family 64 protein produces MRSWSVSVLGKPLAPLVAALLVAAGFTATGAAAPATAAVPSTIPLTVTNNSGRSEPVYIYNLGTQLSTGRQGWADANGTFHPWPAGGNPPTPAPDASIAGPASGQSTTIRMPKFSGRVYFSYGQKLVFKLTTGGLVQPAVQNPSDPNRNILFNWSEYTLNDAGLWINSTQVDMVSAPYAVGVKTADGTTRSTGHLKPGGYNGIFTALRGKPGGWANLIQTRPDGTVLRALAPGHGIESGALAKTVLDDYINRVWQKYSTSTLTVTPFADQPNTKYFGRVSGSTMNFTNGAGAVVTSFQKPDSDSVFGCYKLLDAPNDLVRGPISRTLCAGYNRSTLLVNPNQPDTGSAAFYQDAVTNQYAREIHARMADGKAYAFAFDDVGNHESLVNDGDPRQAYLTLDPFS; encoded by the coding sequence ATGAGGAGTTGGAGCGTGTCTGTCCTAGGAAAACCCCTGGCGCCCCTGGTTGCCGCGTTGCTCGTCGCAGCGGGGTTCACGGCCACCGGCGCGGCAGCCCCGGCCACCGCCGCCGTGCCCTCGACCATCCCGCTCACCGTGACCAACAACTCCGGCCGTAGCGAGCCGGTCTACATCTACAACCTCGGAACGCAGCTCTCGACCGGCCGGCAGGGCTGGGCCGACGCCAACGGCACCTTCCACCCCTGGCCGGCCGGGGGCAACCCGCCCACCCCGGCGCCCGACGCCTCGATCGCCGGGCCGGCGAGCGGGCAGTCGACCACCATCCGGATGCCCAAGTTCTCCGGCCGCGTCTACTTCTCGTACGGCCAGAAGCTCGTCTTCAAGCTCACCACGGGCGGTCTGGTGCAGCCGGCGGTGCAGAATCCGAGCGACCCGAACCGGAACATCCTGTTCAACTGGTCCGAGTACACGCTCAACGACGCCGGACTGTGGATCAACAGCACCCAGGTCGACATGGTCTCGGCCCCGTACGCGGTCGGCGTGAAGACGGCCGACGGGACCACCAGGTCGACCGGGCATCTGAAGCCCGGCGGCTACAACGGCATCTTCACCGCGCTCAGGGGCAAGCCGGGCGGCTGGGCCAACCTGATCCAGACCAGGCCCGACGGAACGGTCCTGCGCGCGCTCGCCCCCGGCCACGGCATCGAGTCGGGCGCCCTGGCGAAGACCGTCCTCGACGACTACATCAACCGGGTCTGGCAGAAGTACAGCACCTCGACGCTGACCGTCACGCCCTTCGCCGACCAGCCGAACACCAAGTACTTCGGCCGGGTCTCCGGCTCCACGATGAACTTCACCAACGGCGCGGGCGCGGTCGTCACCAGCTTCCAGAAGCCCGACTCCGACAGCGTATTCGGCTGCTACAAGCTGCTCGACGCCCCGAACGACCTGGTGCGCGGCCCGATCTCGCGCACGCTCTGCGCGGGCTACAACCGCTCCACGCTGCTGGTCAACCCCAACCAGCCCGACACCGGGTCCGCCGCCTTCTACCAGGACGCGGTGACCAACCAGTACGCCCGCGAGATCCATGCCCGGATGGCCGACGGCAAGGCGTACGCCTTCGCCTTCGACGACGTCGGCAACCACGAGTCGCTGGTGAACGACGGGGATCCGAGGCAGGCGTATCTGACGCTCGACCCGTTCAGCTAG
- a CDS encoding beta-ketoacyl synthase, which translates to MSEESVMGGECCLLTTGELVPGDVVATGVDSWHVVTRTAPASEARTRLVLRPVGGGPDQERLLDRRERQVVRVGRVDPADVTKPEGPGTGRRRVVVTGLGALTPLGADVPGLWQGLLSGRSAVRLLEDEEFDALPVRLAARSAVDPSDLLPRPQARRMNRSAQLAVLAAREAWRDAGLDLEGARESGLLPARAGVSLGSIIGGAPVLVEAQRRLEQRGPRAVSPHTAPMLVPSSAAAQISIDLGILGEASTLVSACASGTEAIGHAMDRIRDGHVDLVVAGGTEAVITPAILAAFAAMRAVSTSNDEPASASRPFDKKRDGFVLGEGAGVLVLEAEEHARARGARIYCEAAGWGLSADAFHMAAPEPGGRGIEAALRSALADADATAADVVHVNAHATATVEGDRAEARALGRVLGAHTPDVPVTANKGALGHLQGGAGGVEAIATVLALRDGLIPPTAGCDDVEDGIALDVVRRSPRSLPLDGDIALSDSFGFGGHNAVLAFRSIG; encoded by the coding sequence ATGAGCGAAGAGTCGGTCATGGGCGGGGAGTGCTGTCTCCTCACCACCGGAGAACTCGTACCGGGCGACGTGGTCGCGACCGGCGTGGACAGCTGGCACGTGGTGACGCGCACCGCGCCCGCCAGCGAGGCCCGGACCCGGCTCGTCCTGCGCCCGGTGGGCGGCGGCCCCGACCAGGAGCGCCTCCTGGACCGGCGCGAGCGCCAGGTGGTGCGGGTCGGCCGGGTCGACCCGGCCGACGTGACCAAGCCCGAGGGCCCCGGCACCGGCAGACGGCGGGTCGTGGTGACCGGCCTCGGCGCGCTCACCCCGCTCGGAGCGGACGTGCCCGGGCTCTGGCAGGGGCTGCTCTCGGGGCGCTCGGCGGTGCGGCTGCTGGAGGACGAGGAGTTCGACGCGCTGCCGGTGCGGCTTGCCGCCCGGTCCGCGGTGGACCCGTCCGACCTGCTGCCAAGGCCCCAGGCGCGGCGGATGAACCGGTCCGCGCAACTGGCCGTGCTCGCCGCGCGCGAGGCCTGGCGGGACGCCGGCCTGGACCTGGAGGGCGCCCGCGAGAGCGGACTGCTGCCCGCCCGCGCCGGGGTGTCGCTGGGGTCGATCATCGGCGGTGCGCCGGTGCTCGTCGAGGCCCAGCGGCGGCTTGAGCAGCGGGGCCCGCGCGCGGTCTCGCCGCACACCGCGCCGATGCTGGTGCCGTCCTCGGCCGCCGCCCAGATCTCCATCGACCTCGGCATCCTGGGCGAGGCGAGCACCCTGGTGTCGGCCTGCGCCTCCGGCACCGAGGCCATCGGGCACGCCATGGACCGCATCCGCGACGGACACGTCGACCTGGTGGTGGCGGGCGGCACCGAAGCCGTGATCACCCCGGCGATCCTGGCCGCCTTCGCCGCGATGAGAGCCGTTTCCACCAGCAACGACGAACCGGCGTCCGCGTCCCGCCCGTTCGACAAGAAGCGGGACGGATTCGTCCTCGGCGAGGGCGCGGGCGTGCTGGTCCTGGAGGCCGAGGAGCACGCCCGGGCCCGGGGCGCGCGCATCTACTGCGAGGCCGCCGGATGGGGTCTTTCGGCCGATGCCTTCCACATGGCGGCCCCCGAGCCGGGCGGACGCGGCATCGAGGCGGCGCTGCGGTCGGCCCTCGCGGACGCGGACGCCACGGCGGCGGACGTGGTCCACGTCAACGCCCACGCCACCGCCACGGTCGAGGGCGACCGGGCCGAGGCGCGGGCCCTGGGCCGGGTCCTGGGCGCGCACACCCCGGACGTCCCGGTCACCGCCAACAAGGGCGCGCTCGGCCATCTCCAGGGCGGCGCGGGCGGCGTGGAGGCCATCGCCACGGTCCTGGCGCTGCGGGACGGACTGATCCCGCCCACGGCCGGGTGCGACGACGTCGAGGACGGGATCGCCCTCGACGTCGTGCGCCGCAGCCCGCGCTCACTGCCGCTGGACGGCGACATCGCGCTCAGCGACTCGTTCGGCTTCGGCGGCCACAACGCGGTGCTCGCGTTCCGGAGCATCGGCTGA